TATTTAGGAGAATACGAAGGTTGGTATTCTGTTTCTGATGAAGAGTATTTTACTGAGACACAGCTTGCTGAAGTTTACCGCGATGAAAACGGTAAAGTAATCGGCGGGAAAGCCCCGAGTGGCAATGAAGTGGAGCTGGTCAAAGAAGAATCTTATTTCTTTAAAATGAGTAAATATGCTGATCGCTTAGTCGAATATTATCGTTCTCATCCAGATTTTATTTTACCTGAATCACGCAAAAACGAAATGATCAAAAACTTTATCGAACCAGGCTTAGAAGATCTAGCTGTTTCAAGAACAACTTTTGACTGGGGAATTAAAGTACCTAGTAATCCAAAGCACGTTGTCTATGTGTGGATTGATGCTTTATCAAATTATATTACTGCACTAGGTTACGATACAGATCATGATGCAAACTTTAAAAAATACTGGCCAGCAGACGTGCACATTGTAGGAAAAGAAATTATTCGCTTCCATACCATTTATTGGCCGATTATCTTGATGGCACTGGATTTACCACTTCCAAAAATGATTTTTGGGCACGGCTGGATTTTAATGAAAGATGGTAAAATGTCTAAGTCAAAAGGTAATGTTGTTGATCCTTATATGCTGATTGATCGCTACGGGCTTGATTCACTTCGTTATTATTTATTGCGTGAAGTTCCATTTGGATCAGACGGTTTATTCACGCCAGAAGATTTTGTTGATCGTGTTAACTATGATTTGGCAAATGACCTTGGCAATTTATTAAACCGTACGATTGCAATGATTAACAAGTATTTTGCTGGAGAAATCCCTAATTATAAGGGAGCTGTTACACCATTTGATCAAGCATTAGTTGCTTTTAAAGATGATGTTGTGAAAGAATATGAAGAAAGCATGGAACATATGCGATTTTCTGTTGCACTTAGCAAAATTTGGACACTCGTCGCTAGAACAAATAAATATATTGATGAAACTGCACCATGGGCACTTGCTAAAGATGAGGATTCTAGGGACCAGCTTAAAAGCGTAATGGTGCATTTGGCTGAAAATTTACGTATTATTGCTGTTTTGCTTCAACCATTCTTAACACGTGCACCGAAAGAAATTTTTGTGCAGTTAGGTTTGCAAGAGGAAGCAAAAGCTTGGTCAAGCATTTATGGGTATGGCAAGATCCCTGCAGGAACTAAAGTTATTTCAAAAGGAACACCAATTTTTCCGCGCCTTGATGCGAAAGAAGAAGTTCATTATATTAGTGAACAAATGAAGCAATCAGCAGTAAGTGAAGTAGAAAAGAAAGCAGAAATAGAACCATATGAAACACCACAAATCGGCATTGAAGACTTTAACAAGCTTGATTTACGTGTTGCTGAAGTAAAGCAAGTAGAAAAAGTAAAAAAAGCTGATAAATTACTTTGTTTTAAGCTTGACCTTGGTGAAGGCAAGCTACGTCAAGTGTTATCTGGTATCGCCGAATTTTACACGCCAGAAGAACTCCTTGGTAAAAAAGTGATTGTTGTAGCTAACTTAGAACCAGTAAAACTACGTGGTTTGATGAGTGAAGGCATGATCCTTTCAGGTGAGGAATCTGGAAAACTTCGTATAATTGAAGCAAGTAAAGAATTACCTAATGGCGCAAAAATAAAATAAAAAAGAAGCGAGTTTTGGCTCGCTGTCTTCTTAGATGCTATTATTTTGAATAGGACAAATCGAGCGACAGCGATTTGGATTTACAAGCTTTGATAGAAACCAGCGAGTATAGGCTGGAAATTTATCACCTCTTGTAAATGCGAGCGCTTGTCGCCGATTTATTTTAAAGAAGAAATATGGATAAATTGGAGGGATGAAGATGCTGTTTGATACACATGTACATTTAAATGATTTGGCATTTAATAAAGATATAGAAGAAGTCATTAAGAGAGCAAAGGAAAATGATGTAACAAAAATGGCTGTTGTCGGTTTTGATAAAGCAACGATTGAACGCGCATTAGAATTGGCCCAAATTTACCCATTTATTTACTTGATTGTTGGTTGGCATCCAACTGAAGCCATTCATTTTACAGATGATATTTTAGCGTGGCTACGAGATTTAGCAAAAGATCCGAAAGTTGTCGCGCTTGGTGAGATGGGACTTGACTATCATTGGGATACGTCACCAAAAGAAGTGCAGTTTGAAGTTTTTCGTAAACAAATTCGCTTGGCGCGTGAAGTAAACTTGCCAATAGTCATTCATAATCGGGAAGCAACAGATGACATTGTTCGCATTTTACAAGAAGAACATGCTGAAGAAGTAGGTGGAATCATGCACTGCTTTGGAGAGGCAATCGAAGTGATGCAAAAATGCCTAGATCTAAACTTCTACATTTCTTTTGGCGGCACAGTAACTTTTAAAAATGCGAAGCTACCAAAAATAGCTGCCGAAGCTGTACCTCTTGAAAAGATGCTAATTGAAACAGATGCCCC
This DNA window, taken from Listeria sp. PSOL-1, encodes the following:
- a CDS encoding TatD family hydrolase, encoding MLFDTHVHLNDLAFNKDIEEVIKRAKENDVTKMAVVGFDKATIERALELAQIYPFIYLIVGWHPTEAIHFTDDILAWLRDLAKDPKVVALGEMGLDYHWDTSPKEVQFEVFRKQIRLAREVNLPIVIHNREATDDIVRILQEEHAEEVGGIMHCFGEAIEVMQKCLDLNFYISFGGTVTFKNAKLPKIAAEAVPLEKMLIETDAPYLAPHPKRGKRNEPAYVKLVAEKIAELKNMKYEEIATYTTNNAEKLFRIK
- the metG gene encoding methionine--tRNA ligase → MQEEKKTFYITTPIYYPSGKAHIGHAYTTIAGDAMARYKRLKGFDVFYLTGTDEHGQKIQEKAKDRGISEQEYVDEFATGFQNLWQKLEISNTDFIRTTEKRHKEGVTKIFERLVEQGDIYLGEYEGWYSVSDEEYFTETQLAEVYRDENGKVIGGKAPSGNEVELVKEESYFFKMSKYADRLVEYYRSHPDFILPESRKNEMIKNFIEPGLEDLAVSRTTFDWGIKVPSNPKHVVYVWIDALSNYITALGYDTDHDANFKKYWPADVHIVGKEIIRFHTIYWPIILMALDLPLPKMIFGHGWILMKDGKMSKSKGNVVDPYMLIDRYGLDSLRYYLLREVPFGSDGLFTPEDFVDRVNYDLANDLGNLLNRTIAMINKYFAGEIPNYKGAVTPFDQALVAFKDDVVKEYEESMEHMRFSVALSKIWTLVARTNKYIDETAPWALAKDEDSRDQLKSVMVHLAENLRIIAVLLQPFLTRAPKEIFVQLGLQEEAKAWSSIYGYGKIPAGTKVISKGTPIFPRLDAKEEVHYISEQMKQSAVSEVEKKAEIEPYETPQIGIEDFNKLDLRVAEVKQVEKVKKADKLLCFKLDLGEGKLRQVLSGIAEFYTPEELLGKKVIVVANLEPVKLRGLMSEGMILSGEESGKLRIIEASKELPNGAKIK